The genomic DNA CATCCCTCATATTTGCAAGACTATTATTTATTTGCCAACTCACTGATAGCTGCTTCACTCACCCGACAAATCCGCCAATCTTCTAAAATATCTGCACCCATACTGCGGTAAAATTCCTGGGCAGAAACATTCCAATCTAAAACACTCCATTCTAAGCGTCCACAATTGCGTTCTACAGCTATTTTTGCTAACTTATTCAGTAGTGCTTTACCAATACCTTGACGGCGATAATCTGGGAGAACAAATAAATCTTCTAAATAAATTCCTGGCTTAGTTAAAAAGGTAGAATAATTATGAAAAAATAAAGCAAAACCTACCGCTTGACCTGCAACTTCAGCTACAATTGCCTCTATATATTTTGTATCACCGAATAAATGATCTTTTAAAGCTTCAGCATTACCAGTAACAGCAGCAGATAGTTTTTCATATTCTGCCAATCCTTGAATCAATGCAAACAAAGCATCACTATCATTTGGTTCTGCAAAACGGATAATTAAATTAGTTTGAGAAGTCATTAGTCTTTAGTCTATAGTTGACAGTCAATAAATAGTTTATAGCTAAGTGTGTAAATTTGCTTAACTAATAACTAATCACTAATAACCAATGACTAATGACCAATGACTAATGACTTAAATTAACCAACCCTTTAAACGTTTAGCGATATGGGGACGGCGTAACTTGCGCATGGCTTTACTTTGAATTTGTCGCACTCGTTCACGGGAGAGGTTAAACATATTACCCACTTCTTCGAGAGTGCAAGGTTCGCTAGTTGTAAGTCCATAGCGTAAAGAAATGACATCTTTTTCCCTGGGGGTGAGGACATCACCTAAAACTTCCCATATCTCCTGACGCATCATGTTTTCATTCATTTTTGCTTCTGGAGATTGGTTATCCTCATCCTCCAACAAGTCCATTAATTCCGTGTCTTCTTCCTTACCAACACGGTGGTTTAAAGATAATGCTTGACGACGCAGTTGTTGTAGTTGACGCAGTTGCTGAACACTAATTTCTAGATATTCAGCCATTTCCGTTTCTGTTGGGTTGCGAGCGAATTTTTGTTTAAGTTCTCGCTGGGCTTTTTTCAGTTTGTTGAGTTTTTCAACAATGTGAATAGGTAGACGGATAGTGCGAGCATCATTGGCGATCGCTCGTGTAATAGCTTGACGTATCCACCAATAAGCATAAGTTGAAAATTTATAGCCTTTATCGGGATCAAACTTTTCTGTAGCGCGATTTAACCCCATAGCCCCTTCTTGAATTAAATCTAAGAAAGGAACGCCCCGGTTTAGATATCGTTTAGCAATAGAAACTACTAACCGCAAATTTGAGCGGATCATTTTCCGCTTTGCTACCCTTCCTTGATATAATCGGCTTTCTAATTGTTTTTCTGTCAGATCAAATCTAGCTGCTAGTTCACTTTTACTAGGAGTGTTTCCCAGTTCAGCTTCTAGAGATGCTTGTAGATCTTTGACATCTTCCAAAAACTTCACCCGACGAGCTAATTCTACTTCTTCTTCCGCCTTGAGCAGAGGATAACGCGCCATTTCCTTAAAAAACGCGCCCACAGCATCATCATGTTCGGTTTTATTGTATCCCGAAGGACGAGCAGCGGCCATTTGATCCCCGTCTTTCGTTTCTGAGTCCAAATTTTCGGTAATTGAAGAGTCTTCAAATACTACTGCATCTAAACTATCAAGTGATGGTTCTTCATGATCAGCAGCATTATCGAGTGTTTCCATTTTTCCCAATTCAGCAATATTCATAGTTTCCTTTCGGGATTTTTGCTTTGTTTGGTACATAATTTAGTGACAGCTGCTCATTAGAGGACTGGTAGCTTTCCCCATAAGGACAAATACACCCATTTACTTAGCCAAATACAATCTTTTTGAAAATTCCTGTAAGAATTTAGGATTCAGTAGAGGTTCAAAACTGTTAGGGTTTTCTAGTTTGGGAGGAAAGGAGGAAAAACACCTTTACCCTTGTAAGTTTTCCCCAACTAACTAATCACTCTCAGACTAATCAAGTAAGTAGTATTGAGTAGGGGTTTAGTACGGCTCAACCCAGATAAAAATCTGGAGTTAGCCAAGATTAGGAATAGCAAAGATTTTCAAAAACATTAAATTCAGTCAGTGACATCCTAACAAATACTGCCAATTTTTTGTGTTTCAGCCTCGAAAGTTACTAACTCATAGCTGATGGCTAAATACCTACAATTCCTAATTGGCAAGGAAAATCCGTGTCTGCTAGTCATGTTTTGGTTAATCATAGAGACAAACCATATTGCCATTGCACCCAAAATACCATCTTTTCCCGCTACCAGTAGGCTGATTCCTCATTTCTTTCTTAATCACCAAATCTGTCAAATCCCCTCAAACTTTCTCAACTTTAACAAATATAAAAATTCCATCTAAAGATCCTATATCTTAAATTTTCATGTATTTACCCAAATTTTTGTGTGAATTTGATTAAGAAATTAAAGCTTCCTAAATAATCCAAATTACAAAAAACATAGTTTAAAATCCGGATAATCTTGATTGTTTAAAAGCATCTCATACAGGCAACATATTGAATATCTATCAAGAGATGGAAAAAGTCTACTCCTTATTTAGTAACCTCAAAAAACCATTCTATAACTTCTAATATACCTTGATTTATGTAGTTAGCATCAAATAGTTATTGCACATACTGTAGAAAACAATTTGTTTAGTAAAATACATAAAATATAAATTATCAAGTATGATTAACAATAAAAGTATTGCGAAATACAGTTTACCTGTAGTAAAGTAGGGAATTAAGTTTAAGTAAGACTGGTTAACTATATCCAGTTAAATGAGCAAATATCTATTAAAAAAGCCGAAAATATGTATATTCAGGATATAAATTTATCTTCTTTATTTGTCGCTGAACCAGGAGAGTTATACCAGTCAAAAATAAATCTTAATCAATGGATTGAAGTATTAGTAGATTGTCCAGGAAGTACGGATTTATATACATACAAATTACCAGAACAGTTAGAAATAAAACCAGGGGATATTTTGACAGTTCCCTTTGGATCACAACAGGTAGGAGCGATTGCAATTAGGTTTTTATCTCAACTTCCAGAAAATTTAACACCAGAACAAATTCGGGAAGTAGAAGATGTTGTTAGTAAAAGTTTTTTTCCTAGCAGCTATTGGCAATTACTTAACCGGATTGCTGCTTATTACTATACGCCCCTAATTAAAGTCATTCGGGTAGCTTTACCACCTGGTTTATTGGGGCGATCGCAACGTCGTCTGCGTTTAACACCCCTGGGAAAAAACCAAGATGTTTCCAGTAATACGGCTGTTTTCATGTCACCAACCGCCCAACAAGTGATCCAACTTTTACAAAAAACCCCCAGTGGTGACTATAGTTATTATTACATTCAACAAAAAATTAAATCTGCTTATAGAGGAACTCGTGAATTAATTCGCTTAGGATTAGCAGAAAATTACCTAGAACCACCAAAAATAAATCAACCCAAACTCCAAAAAGCAGTCACATTATTAGATAACAACGAAGAAGATTTAACACCCCGGCAAAAAGAAATTATCGAAGTTTTAAAACGACAAGGTGGAGAACTATGGCAAACAGAATTATTACAAACTTGTAGCACCAGTACATCTACTTTAAAAGCCTTAGAAAAAAAAGGTTATGTAGTAATTGAAGAACGGGAAAAATTACGCAGAGAACAAAACCCCTCCGTAGCTGGGGATCAAGCCAAATCTTTAACAGCAGCCCAAAGCCAAGCCTTAGAAACCATCAAAACATTAAATCAATTTACCCAAGTTTTATTACATGGAGTCACAGGTTCAGGAAAAACCGAAGTATACCTCCAGGCGATCGCCCCCCTCCTCAACCAAGGCCAATCGGCATTAGTATTAGTCCCAGAAATTGGACTCACACCCCAACTCACAGATAGATTTCGCGCCCGTTTCGGCAACAAAGTCCAGGTTTATCACAGCGCCCTTGCCGATGGTGAACGCTACGACACCTGGCGACAAATGTTTACCGGAGAACCCCAGGTAGTTATAGGAACACGCAGTGCCATATTTGCCCCCTTACCCAACTTAGGCATCATCATCCTCGACGAAGAACACGACAGCAGCTTTAAACAAGATGCACCCATCCCCACCTACCACGCTCGTACAGTTGCCCAATGGCGTGCAGAATTAGAAAATTGCCCCCTCATTTTAGGTTCTGCTACCCCCTCGTTAGAAAGTTGGGTGAGTGTGAGAAACCCGGAAACCCCACCCCCTAGCCCCCTCCCCGCAAGCGATGAGGGGGGACAAGAACATATTTATATTTCACTTCCAGAACGCATCAACTCCAAACCTTTACCACCTGTAGAAATAGTGGATATGCGCCATGAGTTGAAAGCAGGAAATAGATCGATATTTAGTAGATCCTTACAAACAGCTTTAGAAGAGTTAAAAGCAAACAAACAACAGGGAATATTATTTATTCATCGTCGCGGACATAGCACCTTTGTTTCCTGTCGTAGTTGTGGTTATGTGTTGGAATGTCCCAACTGTGATGTGTCCTTAGCCTATCATCATGTAGAAGCAGGAGCAGCCGAACTATTAAGATGTCATTATTGTAATTATGGGCGATCGCATCCTCCCCACTGCCCCGAATGTAGTTCACCTTACCTCAAATTTTTCGGTAGTGGTACACAAAGAGTCTCTCAAGAACTTAACCGTCAATTCCCTCACCTAAAATTAATTCGGTTTGACAGCGACACCACCCGCAACAAAGGCGCACACCGTAACCTGATCACCAAATTTGCCAACGGTGAAGCCGACTTATTAGTAGGAACACAAATGCTCACCAAAGGTTTAGACTTACCCCAAGTTACCTTAGTGGGAGTAGTTGCCGCTGACGGATTACTGCATTTATCAGACTATCGTGCCAATGAACGGACATTTCAAACCCTCACCCAAGTTGCTGGGAGGGCAGGAAGAGGAGAAGATCCAGGGAGAGTAATTATTCAAACCTACACCCCAGAACACCCAGTCATTGAAGCCGTCAAAACCCATGACTATCAATCTTTTTGTGATGCAGAATTAGCAGAACGGGAAGCTCTTAATTATCCACCCTTTGGTAGATTAATCTTATTACGTTTGAGTAGCCTTGATCCCATTCAAGTCCAGAATACAGCCCAAATCATCGCTACAAATTTCAGTGAACAAACAGGGTTTGAAATATTAGGTCCAGCACCCGCTAGTATTTTACGAGTAGCTAACCGTTATCGCTGGCAAATATTATTAAAGTTTGCTCCTGATGCACTGCCGAATTTACCAGACTGGGGAGAAATCAGAGCGCTTTGTCCTGCTTCAGTTAGTTTAACGATTGACGTAGATCCAATTAACATCATGTAACTGATTAGATAGTGTAATCTAATACATTTTCACAGTATTAGTGTAATTAAAACATCACATTTTTTGATATTCTTGCTGGAGTAAAAAATATTCTTAATACTAAATTCCACAAACATCTCGAAAATTGTTAACTAAGATTGATAAATTGGGATGATATAAAACATTATCTAATTCCTAGCAACCAAATTTACCATTAAGTTAGGTATGATTTTGTAGCACTGATTGATTATAAATTTAGTTTAATTGAGTAATAAATAGATGGGACAAGGTTTTTTACAAATTGTTTTAACATTGTGTATTGTGATAACTATTACTCCAAGATTAGGAGGATACATAGCTCGTGTCTTTTTAGGAGAAAGTACAATACTTGATCCGATTATGAATCCCATAGAGAAAATCATATATTTAATCGGGGGCGTTGCCAAAGAAGAAGAGATGACAGTTTGGCAATATATTCGGGCATTAATCAGCAGTAACCTAATTATGGGGATTTCTGTTTATTTAATAATTGCTTTTCAAGGAATGCTACCGGGGAATCCTAATAACTTGGGTATGCCTACATGGGATCTAGTTTTACATACCACAGTTTCTTTTTTAACTAATACTGATCAACAGCATTATATAGGAGAAACAACTTTAAGTTATTTTAGCCAAATAGCAGCTTTAGGGTTTTTAATGTTTACTTCCGCTGGCACAGGTTTAGCAGTGGGAATTGCATTTATTCGAGGTTTAACTGGTAGAAAATTAGGTAATTTTTATGTTGATATTACCAGTGCAATTACTAGGATATTATTACCTCTTTCTGTGATTGGGGCGATCGCTCTCATCGCTTTAGGTGTACCACAAACATTACAAGGAACATTGGTAATCCAAAGCTTAGAAGGAGTAAATCAGTACATTGCCAGAGGTCCAATAGCTGGTTTTGAAATGATTAAACTACTAGGTAATAACGGTGGTGGCTTTTTTGCTGCTAACTCCGCCCATCCTTTTGAAAATCCCAATGGTGCGACTAATTTAATAGAAATCATCGCCATGATGGCAATTCCGGCATCCTTAATATATACATACGGTGTATTTGCTAATAACCGCAAACAAAGTTGGTTACTATTTTGGATGGTATTTATAATTTTTGCGATCTTAATTTGGATAGCAGCCATGGGTGAACTGCAAGGAAACCCAATTATCAACCAAGCCTTAAACACTTCACTCCCAAATTTAGAAGGAAAAGAAGTCAGGTTTGGCTGGGCAGAAACAGCATTATGGGCAGTCACAACCACCGCTACCATGTCCGGTGCAGTGAATGGAATGTATGATTCCTTGATGCCTCAAGGCATATTTTCTGGTTTATTTAACCTATTTGTACAGATTATTTGGGGAGGACAGGGAACAGGAACAGCCTACCTATTCATTTATCTGATGGTCACAGTATTTGTAACTGGATTAATGGTAGGACGCACCCCGGAAATTTTTGGACGTAAAATCGAACAAAGAGAAATATTTCTTGTCAGCATTATTTTACTGACTCACCCGATCATAGTTTTAGTACCTAGTGCGATCGCCCTAGCCTATCCTATTTCCCTCTCAGGAATAAGTAACCCCGGTTTTCATGGTATTTCCCAAGTAGCCTATGAATATGCTTCCGCCGCAGCTAACAATGGTTCTGGCTTAGAAGGTTTAAAAGACAACACCGTTTGGTGGAATTTGAGTACCAGTTTCACCATCCTCGCCGGGCGTTATGTACCCATTATTGCCATGCTTCTTCTAGCTGATAGTATGTCTGGCAAAATCACAGTTCCCCAAACTCGTGGTACTCTCAAAACCGACTCTTTGTTATTTACTGTCGTGGCCGCAAGTATAACCATCGTTTTAGCTTTTCTCACCTTTTTCCCAGTCTTAGCTTTAGGACCCATCGCCGAAGGTTTTAAACTAGCCTCTGGGAATTAGGACATCGGTAATGGGTAATCGGTAAT from Okeanomitos corallinicola TIOX110 includes the following:
- a CDS encoding GNAT family N-acetyltransferase gives rise to the protein MTSQTNLIIRFAEPNDSDALFALIQGLAEYEKLSAAVTGNAEALKDHLFGDTKYIEAIVAEVAGQAVGFALFFHNYSTFLTKPGIYLEDLFVLPDYRRQGIGKALLNKLAKIAVERNCGRLEWSVLDWNVSAQEFYRSMGADILEDWRICRVSEAAISELANK
- a CDS encoding RpoD/SigA family RNA polymerase sigma factor, which gives rise to MYQTKQKSRKETMNIAELGKMETLDNAADHEEPSLDSLDAVVFEDSSITENLDSETKDGDQMAAARPSGYNKTEHDDAVGAFFKEMARYPLLKAEEEVELARRVKFLEDVKDLQASLEAELGNTPSKSELAARFDLTEKQLESRLYQGRVAKRKMIRSNLRLVVSIAKRYLNRGVPFLDLIQEGAMGLNRATEKFDPDKGYKFSTYAYWWIRQAITRAIANDARTIRLPIHIVEKLNKLKKAQRELKQKFARNPTETEMAEYLEISVQQLRQLQQLRRQALSLNHRVGKEEDTELMDLLEDEDNQSPEAKMNENMMRQEIWEVLGDVLTPREKDVISLRYGLTTSEPCTLEEVGNMFNLSRERVRQIQSKAMRKLRRPHIAKRLKGWLI
- the priA gene encoding primosomal protein N', with protein sequence MYIQDINLSSLFVAEPGELYQSKINLNQWIEVLVDCPGSTDLYTYKLPEQLEIKPGDILTVPFGSQQVGAIAIRFLSQLPENLTPEQIREVEDVVSKSFFPSSYWQLLNRIAAYYYTPLIKVIRVALPPGLLGRSQRRLRLTPLGKNQDVSSNTAVFMSPTAQQVIQLLQKTPSGDYSYYYIQQKIKSAYRGTRELIRLGLAENYLEPPKINQPKLQKAVTLLDNNEEDLTPRQKEIIEVLKRQGGELWQTELLQTCSTSTSTLKALEKKGYVVIEEREKLRREQNPSVAGDQAKSLTAAQSQALETIKTLNQFTQVLLHGVTGSGKTEVYLQAIAPLLNQGQSALVLVPEIGLTPQLTDRFRARFGNKVQVYHSALADGERYDTWRQMFTGEPQVVIGTRSAIFAPLPNLGIIILDEEHDSSFKQDAPIPTYHARTVAQWRAELENCPLILGSATPSLESWVSVRNPETPPPSPLPASDEGGQEHIYISLPERINSKPLPPVEIVDMRHELKAGNRSIFSRSLQTALEELKANKQQGILFIHRRGHSTFVSCRSCGYVLECPNCDVSLAYHHVEAGAAELLRCHYCNYGRSHPPHCPECSSPYLKFFGSGTQRVSQELNRQFPHLKLIRFDSDTTRNKGAHRNLITKFANGEADLLVGTQMLTKGLDLPQVTLVGVVAADGLLHLSDYRANERTFQTLTQVAGRAGRGEDPGRVIIQTYTPEHPVIEAVKTHDYQSFCDAELAEREALNYPPFGRLILLRLSSLDPIQVQNTAQIIATNFSEQTGFEILGPAPASILRVANRYRWQILLKFAPDALPNLPDWGEIRALCPASVSLTIDVDPINIM
- the kdpA gene encoding potassium-transporting ATPase subunit KdpA, producing MGQGFLQIVLTLCIVITITPRLGGYIARVFLGESTILDPIMNPIEKIIYLIGGVAKEEEMTVWQYIRALISSNLIMGISVYLIIAFQGMLPGNPNNLGMPTWDLVLHTTVSFLTNTDQQHYIGETTLSYFSQIAALGFLMFTSAGTGLAVGIAFIRGLTGRKLGNFYVDITSAITRILLPLSVIGAIALIALGVPQTLQGTLVIQSLEGVNQYIARGPIAGFEMIKLLGNNGGGFFAANSAHPFENPNGATNLIEIIAMMAIPASLIYTYGVFANNRKQSWLLFWMVFIIFAILIWIAAMGELQGNPIINQALNTSLPNLEGKEVRFGWAETALWAVTTTATMSGAVNGMYDSLMPQGIFSGLFNLFVQIIWGGQGTGTAYLFIYLMVTVFVTGLMVGRTPEIFGRKIEQREIFLVSIILLTHPIIVLVPSAIALAYPISLSGISNPGFHGISQVAYEYASAAANNGSGLEGLKDNTVWWNLSTSFTILAGRYVPIIAMLLLADSMSGKITVPQTRGTLKTDSLLFTVVAASITIVLAFLTFFPVLALGPIAEGFKLASGN